A single Cottoperca gobio chromosome 5, fCotGob3.1, whole genome shotgun sequence DNA region contains:
- the prkcdb gene encoding protein kinase C, delta b, with the protein MAPFLRISFNAYDLGLLPPLSEPPVCAIKMKESVNTERGKTLVQRKPTMYPAWKSTFDAHIYEGRVLEVVLMESAEESLAKATVGLSVLAERCKKSKTSGHTEFWLDLLPTGRVQMAVQFFLEDTDAASCQPSVKVSPEDGVLTLNRRRGAFKQPKVHLIKNHEFTATFFGQPTFCSVCREFVWGLNKQGYKCRQCNAAIHKKCIEKIIGKCTGTAANSRDTMFQKERFKIDMPHRFKYYNYKSPTFCDHCGSLLWGLYKQGLKCEDCGMNVHNNCQKKVANLCGINQKLLAEALLQITQKSVKKPDSSNATDIGIYQDIQSATADPSADGNGKAVEGPNRAPAAPTVPRVRLNMSHLVFHKVLGKGSFGKVLLAELKGHGQYFAVKVLKKDVVLMDDDVECTMVEKRVLALAWENPFLTHLYSTFQSKEHLFFVMEYLNGGDLMFHIQDKGRFDLNRATFYASEILLGLQFLHSKGIIYRDLKLDNVMLDKEGHVKIADFGMCKEKVFGDARATTFCGTPDYIAPEILLGQKYTFSVDWWSFGVLVYEMLIGQSPFQGDDEEELFESIRSDTAHYPRWISKESKSLIELLFERDPSRRLGVVGDIRAHPFFKTINWSALEKREMEPPFKPKVKSPSDCSNFDREFLSEKPRLSHADKNLIDSMDQAAFAGFSFINSKLENMISK; encoded by the exons ATGGCACCCTTCCTGCGTATCTCCTTCAATGCTTATGATTTGGGCCTTCTGCCTCCTCTGTCTGAGCCTCCAGTCTGCGCCATCAAGATGAAGGAGTCTGTCAACACAG AGCGAGGAAAGACCTTGGTCCAGAGGAAGCCCACCATGTATCCGGCCTGGAAGTCCACTTTTGATGCTCACATCTATGAAGGGCGCGTCCTAGAAGTGGTCCTGATGGAGAGTGCTGAGGAGTCATTGGCCAAGGCCACTGTGGGCCTGTCTGTACTGGCAGAACGCTGTAAGAAGTCCAAGACCAGCGGCCATACTGAGTTCTGGTTGGACCTGCTTCCTACAGGGAGGGTCCAGATGGCGGTGCAGTTCTTCCTGGAGGACACAGATGCAG CGTCTTGTCAGCCATCAGTGAAGGTTTCTCCCGAGGATGGAGTCTTAACCCTcaacaggaggagaggagcctTCAAGCAGCCCAAGGTTCACTTAATCAAGAACCACGAGTTCACCGCCACCTTCTTTGGCCAGCCCACCTTCTGCTCTGTCTGCAGAGAGTTTGTCTG GGGGCTCAACAAGCAAGGCTACAAGTGCCGAC AATGCAATGCGGCAATCCACAAGAAATGCATCGAAAAAATCATTGGCAAGTGCACTGGGACAGCGGCCAACAGCCGAGACACTATG TTCCAGAAAGAGCGCTTCAAGATTGATATGCCGCATCGCTTCAAGTACTATAACTATAAGAGCCCCACTTTCTGTGACCACTGTGGCAGTCTGCTCTGGGGTCTCTACAAACAGGGCCTCAAATGTGAAG ACTGTGGCATGAACGTACATAATAACTGTCAGAAGAAAGTGGCCAATCTGTGTGGAATCAACCAGAAACTACTGGCAGAGGCTCTGCTTCAAATCACTCAG AAATCTGTGAAGAAACCTGATTCCTCCAATGCAACAGATATTGGGATATATCAAGATATCCAAAGTGCAACAGCAGACCCTAGTG CAGATGGCAATGGCAAGGCAGTCGAGGGCCCGAACCGAGCCCCAGCCGCACCTACAGTTCCCCGGGTACGCCTCAACATGAGCCACCTGGTGTTCCACAAAGTGCTGGGCAAAGGCAGCTTTGGCAAG GTGCTGCTGGCAGAGCTGAAGGGGCACGGCCAGTACTTTGCTGTGAAGGTTCTGAAGAAGGATGTCGTTCTCATGGATGACGACGTGGAGTGCACCATGGTGGAGAAGAGAGTCCTGGCCCTCGCCTGGGAGAACCCCTTCCTCACACACCTCTACTCCACCTTCCAGTCTAAG GAGCACCTCTTCTTTGTAATGGAGTACCTGAATGGAGGCGACTTGATGTTCCACATCCAAGACAAAGGCCGCTTCGATCTCAACAGAGCCAC ATTCTATGCTTCTGAGATACTATTGGGACTGCAGTTCCTCCACTCAAAAGGAATCATCTACAG AGATCTGAAGCTTGACAATGTGATGCTGGACAAGGAAGGACACGTAAAGATAGCCGACTTTGGCATGTGCAAAGAGAAAGTGTTTGGAGATGCCAGAGCCACCACATTTTGTGGCACACCAGACTATATCGCACCAGAG ATCCTGCTCGGACAGAAGTACACCTTCTCCGTAGACTGGTGGTCTtttggtgtactggtgtacgaGATGCTGATCGGTCAGTCACCTTTTCAAGGCGACGACGAGGAGGAGCTGTTTGAATCCATCAGGTCGGACACCGCTCACTACCCTCGCTGGATCAGCAAGGAGTCCAAGAGCCTAATTGAACTG TTGTTTGAGCGAGATCCCAGTCGCAGGTTGGGTGTGGTGGGAGACATCCGTGCCCATCCGTTCTTCAAAACCATCAACTGGTCAGCACTggagaagagagaaatggaACCTCCTTTTAAGCCCAAAGTG AAATCCCCCAGTGACTGCAGCAACTTTGACCGAGAGTTCCTGAGCGAGAAGCCGCGGCTGTCACACGCGGACAAAAACCTCATCGATTCCATGGACCAGGCGGCATTCGCCGGCTTTTCCTTCATCAACTCCAAACTGGAAAACATGATaagcaaatga